A region of Halarcobacter mediterraneus DNA encodes the following proteins:
- a CDS encoding cytochrome-c peroxidase produces MKTASVVASLVLVGTCALASSDSELLEKVKNSGVKPIPQSQLELLKLVDDPKNPITENKVELGKKLYFEPRLSKSGLISCNTCHNLGLGGADGVAAAVGHKWTANPAHLNSPTVYNSVLNKVQFWDGRSPHLEDQAQGPIQAGPEMAAPAELVVARVTSIPAYVEEFKKAYGDDVKIDFKLIADTIAIFERTLVTPSRFDKFLHGDLDALTPAEKEGLNLFVDKGCASCHNDIGLGGTMQPFQVAKKYKFASLGGFQGDENGMVKTPTLRNIEETAPYFHNGGIWSLADAVKEMGSTQLGISISNDDSKKIVTFLKALTGEKPDVSYPILPASTINTPKPDMN; encoded by the coding sequence GGCAAGTGTAGTAGCAAGTTTAGTATTAGTAGGAACATGTGCTTTGGCAAGTAGTGATTCTGAATTATTAGAAAAAGTAAAAAACTCAGGTGTTAAACCAATTCCTCAAAGCCAATTAGAACTATTAAAATTAGTTGATGATCCAAAAAATCCAATTACTGAAAACAAAGTAGAGTTAGGTAAAAAATTATATTTTGAACCAAGACTTTCAAAAAGTGGTCTTATTTCATGTAATACCTGTCATAATTTAGGTTTAGGTGGAGCTGATGGTGTAGCAGCTGCAGTTGGACATAAATGGACTGCAAATCCAGCTCATTTAAACTCACCTACAGTTTATAACTCTGTTTTAAATAAAGTACAATTTTGGGATGGAAGAAGTCCTCACTTAGAAGATCAAGCTCAAGGTCCAATCCAAGCTGGTCCAGAAATGGCTGCACCTGCTGAATTAGTTGTAGCTAGAGTAACTTCTATTCCTGCTTATGTTGAAGAATTTAAAAAAGCTTATGGAGATGATGTAAAAATTGATTTCAAACTTATTGCAGATACTATTGCTATTTTTGAGAGAACTTTAGTTACTCCATCAAGATTTGATAAGTTTCTACATGGAGACTTAGATGCATTAACTCCTGCTGAAAAAGAAGGTTTAAACCTTTTTGTAGATAAAGGTTGTGCATCATGTCATAATGATATTGGTTTAGGTGGAACTATGCAACCATTCCAAGTAGCAAAAAAATATAAGTTTGCATCTTTAGGTGGTTTTCAAGGTGATGAAAATGGTATGGTAAAAACTCCAACTTTAAGAAATATTGAAGAAACAGCACCATATTTCCATAATGGTGGTATTTGGTCTTTAGCAGATGCAGTTAAAGAAATGGGGTCTACTCAATTAGGAATTTCAATTTCAAATGATGATTCTAAAAAAATTGTTACTTTCTTAAAAGCATTAACAGGTGAAAAACCTGATGTTTCTTACCCTATTTTACCAGCAAGTACAATAAATACACCAAAACCTGATATGAACTAA